Below is a window of Candidatus Woesearchaeota archaeon DNA.
GAAAAACAAGATATTTCAAATTATTCAAATGAAAAAATTATATTAAAAGTTCTAGAAGCAATAGACAACTTTGAACTTACATTAAAACATATTGATAATGCAAGCAAAGAAGATATTGTTAAAGGAATTCAAATGACTGTAAAACAACTTTCAAATGCTTTAGAATCTGAAGGACTAAAAGAATTAGAAGCTAAAGAAAAATTTGATCCTTTTGAAAATGAAGCAATAGAAAGATTGGGAGAAGGAGATAATATCTCTGAAGTAATACAGAAGGGGTATTCACTAAAAGGAAAGATAATCAGACCAATAAAGGTCAAGATAGGGGGAAAAAATGAATAAAATTATAGGTATAGATTTAGGAACAACATTCTCAGCAGTTGCAATAATGGAAGGTGGAAAATCAAAAATAATTCCAAATACAGAAGGAAATAATATTACACCGTCAGTAGTTACTATTAGAAATGATGAAATTGTGGTTGGAGATGTAGCAAAAAGACAAGCCGTCTCTAATCCAAATCACACAGTTAGAAGTATAAAAAGATTAATGGGTACTAAAGAAAAAATAGAAATAGATGGTAAAAGTTATTCACCAGAAGAAATTAGTGCTATGATTCTACAAAAATTAAAAAGAGATGCTGAAGCATATTTAGGTGAAGAAATAAAAGAAGCTGTAATTACAGTTCCAGCTTATTTTGATGATGCACAAAGAACAGCAACTAAGAATGCTGGAGAAATTGCTGGTTTAAAAGTTTTAAGAATTATAAACGAACCAACAGCTGCAGCATTATCATATGGTTTAGATAAATCAAATAATCATACTATTTTAGTATTTGACTTTGGTGGTGGAACATTTGATGTTTCTATATTAGAACTAGGAGAGGGAGTATTTGAAGTTAAATCAACTTCAGGAAACAACCATCTTGGTGGTGATGATATAGATGATTTAATAATTGATTATTGTGCTAAAGAGTTTAAGAAAGAGCATGGAATTGATTTAAGAGAAGATAAAACAGCATTACAAAGATTAAGAGATTCAGCTGAAAAAGCAAAGAAAGAACTTTCAACTCTGCAAGAGACTACAATAAGTCTTCCGTTTATAACAGCAACTAATTCAGGACCAAAACATCTTGAAATTAAATTAACAAGAAGTAAATTAGAAGAATTAATTTCAAGCATACTTGAAAAACTTAAAGTTCCAACTTTAAATGCTTTAAAAGATGCTAAATTAAAACCTGAAGATATTAATAAAGTAATTTTAGTTGGTGGTTCAACAAGAATACCTGCTGTTCAAAAATTAGTTAAAGATATTATGCATAAAGAGCCAGATAAATCTGTTCATCCAGATGAAGTTGTTGCTTTAGGTGCAGCAATTCAAGCAGGAGTATTAAGAGGAGATGTTAAAGATATAGTGTTGTTAGATGTTACACCTTTAACTCTTGGAATAGAAACTCTAGGTGGAATTAGAACTCCAATTATAGATAGAAATACAACTATTCCAACTAAGAAGTCCCAAGTATTCTCAACAGCAGCAGATAATCAACCAGGAGTAGAAATAAATATACTTCAAGGTGAAAGAGAAATGGCTGCAAATAACAAAAGTCTTGGAAGATTCTTATTAGAAGGTATACCTCCAGCACCAAGAGGAGTACCACAAATCGAAGTTACTTTTGATATAGATGCAAATGGTATAGTAAATGTCTCAGCAAAAGATTTAGCAACTGGTAAAGAAAATAAAATTACAGTAAAAGGAAGTTCAAATCTTACAAAAGATGAAATTGAAAAAATGAGAAAAGAAGCTGAAGCTAATGCAGAAGATGATAAAAAGAAAAAAGAAGAAATAGAAACTAAAAATCATGCAGAAGCTGTAATCT
It encodes the following:
- a CDS encoding nucleotide exchange factor GrpE, which translates into the protein MQKKDEIKDFNKEIQELKKDFEELKQESECKEVKIQEYETHLKRLQADFENYQKRVDREKQDISNYSNEKIILKVLEAIDNFELTLKHIDNASKEDIVKGIQMTVKQLSNALESEGLKELEAKEKFDPFENEAIERLGEGDNISEVIQKGYSLKGKIIRPIKVKIGGKNE
- the dnaK gene encoding molecular chaperone DnaK, translating into MNKIIGIDLGTTFSAVAIMEGGKSKIIPNTEGNNITPSVVTIRNDEIVVGDVAKRQAVSNPNHTVRSIKRLMGTKEKIEIDGKSYSPEEISAMILQKLKRDAEAYLGEEIKEAVITVPAYFDDAQRTATKNAGEIAGLKVLRIINEPTAAALSYGLDKSNNHTILVFDFGGGTFDVSILELGEGVFEVKSTSGNNHLGGDDIDDLIIDYCAKEFKKEHGIDLREDKTALQRLRDSAEKAKKELSTLQETTISLPFITATNSGPKHLEIKLTRSKLEELISSILEKLKVPTLNALKDAKLKPEDINKVILVGGSTRIPAVQKLVKDIMHKEPDKSVHPDEVVALGAAIQAGVLRGDVKDIVLLDVTPLTLGIETLGGIRTPIIDRNTTIPTKKSQVFSTAADNQPGVEINILQGEREMAANNKSLGRFLLEGIPPAPRGVPQIEVTFDIDANGIVNVSAKDLATGKENKITVKGSSNLTKDEIEKMRKEAEANAEDDKKKKEEIETKNHAEAVIYQTEKMLKEYGDKVEKETKEKVEKGIEELKEALKSEETAKIKEKLDKLNETAQEIGAKMYEKLKKEQLTQEQGNAETSNDDNVVDADYEMKDKDKKD